The window ATCTGCTGGTTGAGGGTCATGTTGTGGGTAACCACCCGTAGCAGATAGCTGGCCAACCAGGCCACTAAGCCGCCCACCATCACGACCTGGCTCCAAATGCCGGCATTGATCCCGTCTAGGCCAAACAGCCGAAAGCCCAGAAACAGCCCGCCCCCGGCCAGGAATATGCCAATGCCAATGGCGATTACGTCAATTCGTCGCATAACCCCCTAAGCCTTGAGGTTGCGGGGCTGAGCACGAAAATTTAGGAAAGGGCTAAACAGCAGCATGCCGGGGAAAAAGACAAACACCAGCCCGTATAGCAGCGTGCGTTCGATCGATCCGGCGATGTACCAGCGCTGCCGCGCGTAGAAAATCAGCGCTAGGGGAATTACCACCAGGTAGACCCCAGCAATACCGGCGTACGCTCCCGC is drawn from Leptolyngbya subtilissima AS-A7 and contains these coding sequences:
- a CDS encoding DUF3007 family protein, which encodes MRRIDVIAIGIGIFLAGGGLFLGFRLFGLDGINAGIWSQVVMVGGLVAWLASYLLRVVTHNMTLNQQMEDYESAVLQQRLDELSPEQLAALQDKLGESDKE
- the ndhL gene encoding NAD(P)H-quinone oxidoreductase subunit L gives rise to the protein MAITMPALSNDFLVAAGAYAGIAGVYLVVIPLALIFYARQRWYIAGSIERTLLYGLVFVFFPGMLLFSPFLNFRAQPRNLKA